In Excalfactoria chinensis isolate bCotChi1 chromosome 5, bCotChi1.hap2, whole genome shotgun sequence, a single genomic region encodes these proteins:
- the BMF gene encoding bcl-2-modifying factor isoform X3, producing the protein MDRPSYLEEDYSSLDGLDDDVFHSDDFGLAGQPGEMTATGIFTQNQSYSCLLGRFQLFPLTHCCGPGVRHPEQQDKATQTLSPSSSSQDVMLPCGVTEEPRRLFYGTRHLLIASAVLDTSTFFSFSLYSVTLFCCQAFKCSPSVIPYHLPTFFLNLLCYSST; encoded by the exons ATGGATCGCCCCAGCTACCTGGAAGAGGACTATTCTAGCCTGGATGGGCTGGACGATGACGTGTTTCACTCTGATGACTTTGGACTTGCAGGTCAGCCTGGTGAGATGACTGCAACTGGCATTTTCACACAGAACCAGTCCTACAGCTGCCTTCTGGGGAGGTTTCAACTATTTCCCCTCACACACTGCTGTGGTCCCGGTGTCAGGCATCCtgagcagcaggacaaggcAACTCAAACACTCAGCCCATCCTCCTCCAGTCAGGATGTTATGTTGCCTTGTGGAGTCACTGAAGAGCCCCGGAGACTCTTCTATG GAACTCGGCACTTGCTGATTGCTTCTGCTGTACTTGATAcgtctacttttttttctttttcactctaTTCTGTCACTTTATTTTGCTGCCAGGCATTCAAATGTTCACCATCTGTCATACCCTACCATTtacctactttttttttaaacctcttgTGCTACTCATCCACATAA
- the BMF gene encoding bcl-2-modifying factor isoform X1: protein MDRPSYLEEDYSSLDGLDDDVFHSDDFGLAGQPGEMTATGIFTQNQSYSCLLGRFQLFPLTHCCGPGVRHPEQQDKATQTLSPSSSSQDVMLPCGVTEEPRRLFYGNAGYRLHVPPVGFALDPNLQEEPQEGQREARTEVQIARKLQCIADQFHRLHIQRVGCFQRGWWGLSYPRVVLQKIGSRLQLSRLLPKAATGCQ, encoded by the exons ATGGATCGCCCCAGCTACCTGGAAGAGGACTATTCTAGCCTGGATGGGCTGGACGATGACGTGTTTCACTCTGATGACTTTGGACTTGCAGGTCAGCCTGGTGAGATGACTGCAACTGGCATTTTCACACAGAACCAGTCCTACAGCTGCCTTCTGGGGAGGTTTCAACTATTTCCCCTCACACACTGCTGTGGTCCCGGTGTCAGGCATCCtgagcagcaggacaaggcAACTCAAACACTCAGCCCATCCTCCTCCAGTCAGGATGTTATGTTGCCTTGTGGAGTCACTGAAGAGCCCCGGAGACTCTTCTATG GGAATGCTGGTTACCGCTTACATGTCCCTCCAGTTGGCTTTGCATTGGATCCAAATCTCCAAGAAGAGCCTCAGGAAGGTCAGCGGGAGGCACGTACTGAGGTGCAGATTGCACGGAAGTTGCAGTGCATTGCAGACCAGTTCCACCGGCTCCACATACAGCGGGTAGGGTGTTTCCAGAGGGGATGGTGGGGTCTTTCTTATCCAAGAGTGGTGCTCCAGAAGATTGGCTCCAGGCTTCAGCTAAGCAGGCTGTTGCCTAAGgcagccacgggctgccagTAG